TATAAAGACCGTCAGTACACGGTGCCGTCCCGCCCGGCATCGAAAATCCTGTAGCGATGCCTACCCGATGCCTTGGCGCGGTACATCGCCCGGTCTGCCCGCTGCAGCAGCAATTCCGGCTCCGCTCCATCGGCCGGACAGAACGCCACGCCGATGCTGGCGGTAACGACGATGTGTTCCTCAAAGAGAGACACGGGCTCGGCTATGGCCTCCAGGATTCTGGCGAACACCGTTTCGATGTCGCTCGCAATCTCCAGATCCGGCAGGATCAGGACGAATTCATCACCGCCGAACCGCCCGACGGTGTCGCTCATCCGCAATACTCCGCTCAGCCGCTCGGCGACCCGGGCCAGGACGGCGTCGCCCGCGTGGTGGCCCAGCCTGTCGTTCACCGGCTTGAAGCCGTCCAGATCCAGCACCGCGACCGCCAGCGGCGTCCGATGCCGCAGACTCAGGGCAATAGCGTGTTGCAGACGGTCCATCAGCAGGCGGCGGTTGGGCAGGCCGGTCAGTGCGTCGTGATAGGCGAGGCGCTCGAGTTGCCGGGCCTGGTCCAGCAGGAAGCGGATGTCGGAATGAAGGGCGACGAAGTGGCTGGTTCCGCCTCCGGCATTCTCGACCCGCGAAAGGTTGAGCAACTGGGGATGGCTCTCCCCGTTCTTCATGCGGCTCCAGATTTCGCCTGCCCAGTGGCCGTTGCGCCGTACCGCCTCCCATATGTGATCGTAGAAAGACGCTTCGTGCCGGTCGGACTGCAGCATGGTCATGTTCAAACCCAGCAGGTCCTCCGGCCGGTAACCGGTCATGCCGCAGAAAGCCTCGTTCACTTTGATGATGATCCTGTCGGCATCGGCCACGAGGATGCCTTCCATCGTGTTGTGAAACACGCTGGCTGCCAACCGCAATTCGGCAAACGCCCTGTGAAGTTCGAGCTGGTTGCGGATGCGGGTGCGGAGGACGGGGATGTTGATCGGCTTGCTGATGTAGTCGGCAGCGCCGGCTTGGAAGCCGTGCACCTCGTTCTCTTCGCCGCAGGCCGAAGTGATGAAAATGATGGGGATGTCGCGGGTGGCCGGATCGGCCTTGAGGCGTCTGCACACCTGATAACCGTCCATCGCCGGCATGACGACGTCGAGCAGCACCAGGTCGGGGGGAAGCCGCCGGGCCAGCCGCAGCGCCTCGTCGCCCGAAGTGGAGAACCGGACTTCGTAATCGTCGCCCAATGCGCCGCCCAACAGGCGGATATTGGAAGGCGAATCGTCGACGATGAGCAGGGTCGGCCGATATTGGCTCACGGCTCGCCCTTCCTCGGCCAGACCCGGAGCGCCGCTTCCGCACGGAGGCTCTGCAACGCCTCCTCGAATCGAAGCCGTGCCATCAGGACGCGCAGGCCGGCGAGGAAAGGCCGGTATTCGGGGCCGGCAAGCAGCGCTTCCAGCCGGTCCAGCGTGTCGCTCGCACGGAGACTGCGGTCGGCCAACTGGCTTTCCAGCGTCGTGAGAACGGCGCCGAGAGGAGGCGCATCGGCTGCGGCGCGCGGAGTCTCCGCCACCGCAGCCGCCTCAGCGGGAAGGCCGGCCTGGAGCTCCCGCACGCTCCGGGCCACCGCATCCGCCAGCATCTCGGTCGAGGCAGCAATCTCCCGCTCGGAACACGCCCGGAGCGCGGCATCCAACTGGCCGGCCGCGGTCCGGACCGCAGTAATGCCAAGGTTGCCGGCCTCGCCCTTCAGGGTATGAGCCAGGAGGCGCAGGGCTTCGGCGTCCGGACCAAGGCCAAGCCGGCGGAGGCGTTCCGGCGTGTCCTGATGGACGTCGGCGAAGGCCCGCAGGCTGTCCAGATAAAGTTCCCGGTCCTGTCCCAGGCGCCTCAACGCCGAGGCGGTCTCGACTCCCGGCAACTGCGGATATCCGTCGAGTTGGCTTTCGGGGGTGACGCTGCCGTTCATGTCTCCTCCGGCTCCGCTGTGGGCGACGGCTAATCCGTTGACCGAGAAAAGCTCATCCCGCCGCCGTTGCGCCCGAGATCCAAAAAAAGGCGGCCGCCGGACTGATGAAAATGCGACGCCCCCTCCAGCGACTGGATGAAGTGCTCGGCAACCGGCCCCGGCCGGCAGCGCCCGGCATCGGACCGGGTGACGGCGATCACGATCCGGTCGCCGTGGGTCTCATAGATGCCCTCGCCTTTGAGGCATTCGGCCGAAAACTTGAGCCAGCCGTTGGCGAGCAATTGGACAGTGTAATTTTCAGGCTTGGACACCAGATGCGTCTTGCCGTGCTGATCCCAGGACTCCCATCGCCACAGCGGAACGCCGGGCACCGGGGATACCTCCCGGCGGTCGGTGGCAAGCGGCTCCGGCCGTTTCTGCACGACCGGCTTAGCCGGTTTGGCGGGTGCGGGCTGCGGCGGGGGCGCTACCGGCGGCTTGCCGGTACAGCCCGCTAAGCACACCAATATCAAGGAAATGACCGGCCACCGGCCAAACCGATCCGCCGGAATACGCAGACGCCCCGCTGCCATCTTCCCTATCAACCGCCCGTGACGTTCATGTGGCGCAGGATCACCGGCCGGGCGGCCAGATCGAAGTCGTGGCGCTCCGGCTTCCGGCTCATGGCCTCCACGATCACCCTCTTGAGTCGCTCGACATCGCCGGGATGAGCCCGCACGACCCGCTTGAGGTCCACGGAATGCTCGTTGCCCAGGCAGAGCAGCAGCCACCCTTCGGCGGTGAGCCGCACCCGGTTGCAACTGCCGCAGAAATTGTGCGAATGGGGGGACACGAAACCCACACGGGTCTCGGTGCCGGCGACCCGGAAATAGCGCGACGGCCCGCCGGTGGTTTCGGGGGTCGGCAGCAGGCTGAAACGCGCCTCCAGATCGTTCCGGATCGCGTCGCTCGAATAATAGCCTTCGAGGCGGTCGTGGCCATCGACCCGTCCCAGCGGCATCTCCTCGATGAAGCTGATGTCGACGCCCTTGTCCACGGCAAAGCCGACCAGATCGGCCACCTCGTCGTGATTGCGCTCCTTCAGGATCACTGCATTGAGCTTGATCCGCCCGAAACCGGCCACCACCGCGGCGTCGATGCCGCGCAGGACCGCGGCGAGGTCGCCCACCCGGGTCAGCGCCCGGAACCGCTCGGGCCGGAGCGAATCCAGGCTGATGTTGATGCGGCGCACTCCGCAGGCCTTGAGCTCCGCGGCGGTCCCCTCAAGCCGCATACCGTTGGTGGTCACCACCAGTTCGCGCAGCCCCTCGAGCCGTCCGAGCCGCCGCAGCAAGTCCACGGCGCCCTTGCGCACCAGCGGCTCACCGCCGGTGATGCGGATCTTGTCGACTCCCAGCGCTACGAACGCGGCGGCAAGGGTGTGAATTTCCTCCAGCGTGAGAATCTGCGCACGCGGCAGAAAATCCATCTCCTCGCTCATGCAGTACACGCAGCGCAGATCGCAGCGGTCGGTGATGGAGATGCGCAGATAGTTGACGCGGCGGCCGAATCGGTCGATCAGACCGGAGGGGGGCGCGGAAGTGCTGGCCATGGGAACGAGCGAAACAGTCATGCCGCGTATTTTCCCATCGTTGACCGCGCCTTGAAAGCTCCGGTAACGGCCGGATGCTTGCGCAGGGCGGATTCGCGTTCCGGCGAACCCTCCCGCGGACGCATTCAGCCGCCGGCCTCCGCCTCGGGACGATCCGGCGCCGGCCAGTCGAGATGGAAGAAACGGCCGCGCGGCCGGTCGGTGCGTTCGTAGGTATGGGCGCCGAAATAGTCGCGCTGGGCCTGCAACAGGTTGGCGGGAAGGCTGGCGCTGCGGTAGCCGTCGAAATACGCCAGGGCCGAACCGAAAGCCGGGACCGGCAGCCCGTTGCGGACGGCGAGCGCCACGATTCCGCGCCAGTGGCCCTGGCCTCGATGGAGGGCGTCGCGGAAATAGGGGTCGAGCATCAGGTTCGAAAGCGCGGCATCCAAGGTGTAGGCGTCGGTGATCTTTTGCAGGAACCGGGCGCGGATGATGCAGCCGCCCCGCCAGATGCGGGCGATGGTGGCAAAGTCCAGTTGCCAGCCGTAGGTCTTCTGGGCTTCGGCCATGAGCTGGAAACCTTGGGCGTAGGCGCAGATCTTGGCGCAGTACAGGG
This portion of the Methylococcus mesophilus genome encodes:
- a CDS encoding GGDEF domain-containing response regulator — translated: MSQYRPTLLIVDDSPSNIRLLGGALGDDYEVRFSTSGDEALRLARRLPPDLVLLDVVMPAMDGYQVCRRLKADPATRDIPIIFITSACGEENEVHGFQAGAADYISKPINIPVLRTRIRNQLELHRAFAELRLAASVFHNTMEGILVADADRIIIKVNEAFCGMTGYRPEDLLGLNMTMLQSDRHEASFYDHIWEAVRRNGHWAGEIWSRMKNGESHPQLLNLSRVENAGGGTSHFVALHSDIRFLLDQARQLERLAYHDALTGLPNRRLLMDRLQHAIALSLRHRTPLAVAVLDLDGFKPVNDRLGHHAGDAVLARVAERLSGVLRMSDTVGRFGGDEFVLILPDLEIASDIETVFARILEAIAEPVSLFEEHIVVTASIGVAFCPADGAEPELLLQRADRAMYRAKASGRHRYRIFDAGRDGTVY
- a CDS encoding Hpt domain-containing protein translates to MNGSVTPESQLDGYPQLPGVETASALRRLGQDRELYLDSLRAFADVHQDTPERLRRLGLGPDAEALRLLAHTLKGEAGNLGITAVRTAAGQLDAALRACSEREIAASTEMLADAVARSVRELQAGLPAEAAAVAETPRAAADAPPLGAVLTTLESQLADRSLRASDTLDRLEALLAGPEYRPFLAGLRVLMARLRFEEALQSLRAEAALRVWPRKGEP
- the moaA gene encoding GTP 3',8-cyclase MoaA, with the translated sequence MTVSLVPMASTSAPPSGLIDRFGRRVNYLRISITDRCDLRCVYCMSEEMDFLPRAQILTLEEIHTLAAAFVALGVDKIRITGGEPLVRKGAVDLLRRLGRLEGLRELVVTTNGMRLEGTAAELKACGVRRINISLDSLRPERFRALTRVGDLAAVLRGIDAAVVAGFGRIKLNAVILKERNHDEVADLVGFAVDKGVDISFIEEMPLGRVDGHDRLEGYYSSDAIRNDLEARFSLLPTPETTGGPSRYFRVAGTETRVGFVSPHSHNFCGSCNRVRLTAEGWLLLCLGNEHSVDLKRVVRAHPGDVERLKRVIVEAMSRKPERHDFDLAARPVILRHMNVTGG